In one Epinephelus moara isolate mb chromosome 6, YSFRI_EMoa_1.0, whole genome shotgun sequence genomic region, the following are encoded:
- the LOC126392482 gene encoding uncharacterized protein LOC126392482, producing the protein MLPLQVSSDSAAAETCRLKVSAAIIIIIICQDPTGSEQNTDQNQLSSGPRRCTVVLNTSDYHNKVSTLLSDTNTYESLKRDPTSGYKKKTIECLQKLQKEGTIDRLQYHRLYPQDAIPCIYGLPKIHKEGAPLRPIVSSINSVTYNIAKHLANILAPLVGNTPHHIQNSIDFVNKVRGLKMDPDDTMVSYDVTSLFTCIPTMEALETVRQRLIHDNTLHDRTKLSPDQICQLLELCLSTTYFKYNGNFYRQKHGCAMGSPVSPIVANLYMEDVEYRALNSFEGTAPSHWFRYVDDTWVKIKTQEVQAFTEHINSVDRNIKFTREDVKENSLPFLDCDVHITEDRGLHIGVYRKPTHTDQYLLFDSHHPLEHKLGVIRTLQHRADNVPTSTQAQGKEHEHLREALKTCGYPSWTFVKSAACSRKNKVGEEEKNKRNNIVIPYVSGVSEKLRRIFSKHHIPVYFKPSNTLRQRLVHPKDRTPHTQKSNLVYAVQCSEECPDLYIGETKQPLNKRMAQHRRANSSGQDSAVYLHLKEKVHSFEDSNVHILDREDRWFERGVKEAIYVKLEKPSLNRGGGLRHHLSPTYNAVLSSLPRRFNNLTSKNNGRSQMASCDSNDSNCSVAAGVSTTVVDTPLEH; encoded by the coding sequence GGAGATGTACAGTAGTTCTCAATACATCTGACTACCACAACAAGGTCTCTACACTTCTCAGTGATACTAACACCTATGAATCGCTGAAACGAGACCCAACCAGTGGatacaagaaaaagacaatagaATGCCTACAAAAACTACAGAAAGAGGGCACCATTGATCGTCTACAATATCACCGCCTGTACCCCCAAGATGCCATCCCGTGCATATATGGGCTCCCCAAGATTCACAAAGAAGGGGCCCCCCTCAGACCCATTGTCAGCAGCATTAACTCGGTCACGTATAACATTGCCAAACATTTAGCCAACATCCTGGCTCCCTTGGTGGGCAATACGCCCCACCATATCCAGAACTCCATAGACTTTGTGAACAAAGTAAGAGGTTTAAAAATGGATCCAGATGATACCATGGTATCCTATGATGTGACTTCCCTGTTCACTTGCATTCCAACCATGGAGGCTTTGGAAACAGTCAGGCAACGGTTGATACATGACAACACCCTCCACGACAGAACCAAGCTCAGCCCAGACCAGATATGCCAACTACTGGAGCTCTGCCTGAGCACTACCTATTTCAAATACAATGGCAATttttacagacagaaacatggctgtgccATGGGCTCACCGGTATCTCCCATTGTGGCTAACCTGTACATGGAGGATGTAGAATACAGAGCATTGAACTCCTTTGAGGGAACAGCACCGAGCCACTGGTTCAGATATGTGGATGACACATGGGTTAAAATCAAAACTCAAGAGGTACAAGCTTTCACTGAACACATCAATTCAGTGGACAGAAACATCAAGTTCACAAGAGAAGATGTTAAGGAGAATAGTTTGCCCTTCTTGGATTGTGACGTGCACATTACAGAGGACAGAGGCCTCCACATTGGGGTATACAGGAAACCCACTCACACAGACCAATACTTACTGTTCGATTCTCACCACCCACTGGAACACAAACTAGGTGTTATCAGGACCCTACAACACAGAGCTGATAACGTACCTACCAGCACTCAGGCCCAAGGGAAAGAGCATGAACATCTGAGGGAGGCTCTAAAAACTTGTGGTTACCCCAGTTGGACCTTTGTGAAATCAGCAGCCTGTTCCAGAAAGAACAAGGTgggtgaggaagaaaagaaCAAGCGCAATAACATTGTCATCCCCTATGTGTCTGGGGTATCTGAAAAACTCAGGAGGATATTCAGCAAACACCACATCCCTGTGTATTTcaaacccagtaacacactcagacaaagaCTGGTACACCCAAAAGACCGTACACCACACACTCAGAAGAGCAACCTAGTGTACGCTGTCCAATGCAGTGAGGAATGCCCAGACTTGtacattggtgaaacaaaacaaccactaaacaAACGCATGGCCCAACATAGAAGGGCTAACTCGTCAgggcaagactcagctgtctatctacacctcaaggagaaagtacactccttcgaagacagcaatgtgcacattttggacagggaagacagatggtttgaaagaggtgtaaaagaagccatctatgtgaaattggaaaagccatctctcaatagaggaggaggtctgcgacaccacctatcccccacctataatgctgtcctttcatccttgcccaggaggtttaacaacttaacctctaaaaacaatggtcgttcacaaatggcctcatgtgactctaacgactccAATTGCAgcgttgcagcaggagtttcaacgactgtcgttgacacaccattggagcactaa